A single Lactuca sativa cultivar Salinas chromosome 8, Lsat_Salinas_v11, whole genome shotgun sequence DNA region contains:
- the LOC122195389 gene encoding uncharacterized protein LOC122195389 has translation MVFVMWHIRPKHEVVDVSTVYAGAPTWFSIKLHHGGKFTKLPDIKYIGGEVRYVDYVDIDEFSVHELDAIMLDLGYPDPRNSKFADESPIIYYHFRIPNGDFQFGLRALGNDQDVINLSKYIAHNKLIEVYTEHGKTNLLTYFMSPNAKGKVVIEELPENDDQGAEVEGQVHADSPMKNVNHGNGEPIGEFMSLILFGSKNDSFSPEYRRGRVGNSKIGESSCSNRLNLDYIDEVVHISKEKNDDLDGSTNVQEAATCVHIDEMDGVREAANVVQEASTFDEEGYNTPLLIMLMNN, from the exons ATGGTGTTCGTAATGTGGCATATCAGACCAAAACACGAAGTTGTTGATGTATCAACTGTATATG cTGGTGCACCCACATGGTTTAGTATTAAGCTTCATCACGGTGGGAAATTTACTAAATTACCTGATATAAAGTACATTGGAGGTGAAGTGCgttatgttgattatgtggacATTGATGAGTTTTCTGTGCATGAACTTGATGCCATAATGCTTGACCTAGGTTACCCAGACCCACGGAATTCTAAATTCGCTGATGAATCCCCAATTATATACTACCATTTTAGGATACCCAATGGTGACTTTCAATTTGGTCTTAGAGCTTTAGGGAATGATCAGGATGTGATCAACCTTTCTAAATATATTGCACATAACAAGCTGATTGAGGTGTACACAGAGCATGGAAAGACAAATTTATTGACTTACTTCATGTCACCAAATGCAAAGGGTAAAGTTGTCATTGAggaattaccagaaaatgatgatcAAGGGGCTGAAGTTGAGGGTCAAGTTCATGCAGATTCTCCAATGAAAAATGTGAACCATGGTAATGGTGAGCCTATTGGTGAGTTCATGTCTCTGATTCTTTTTGGGAGTAAGAATGATAGTTTCTCACCAGAGTATAGAAGGGGTAGGGTTGGGAATTCCAAAATAGGTGAAAGTTCTTGTAGCAATAGGCTTAATTTAGATTATATTGATGAGGTTGTTCACATTTCAAAGGAAAAGAATGATGATCTGGATGGTTCAACTAATGTTCAGGAGGCAGCAACTTGTGTTCATATTGATGAGATGGATGGTGTTAGGGAGGCTGCAAATGTTGTTCAAGAGGCATCAACTTTTGATGAAGAAGGCTACAACACCCCCCTGTTAATAATGCTGATGAACAATTGA
- the LOC111908333 gene encoding uncharacterized protein LOC111908333, which yields MENLIGSDDDNAEYEGDGESEEGNQEYEEDDESQESDPNFEEYDESENSDPEYEEDERQIEDEDHMDDIMDVDNNIQDVDVDMGDFTLNVESDVEGGHEPEDMEVINNEEFESLDEGSDQDRERRALIKNLRKEKRCSLGVVHKQSFSVGDKFNSKKELKEAIDLHALESRRNLFFKKNDNVRLRAQCRGVVPVTNKGQVGSQATTSKRKGKELKTQKVTCGWYIHASRSNPESDWFIRTLNQTHTCLQTRKLRACTASLISKKIFDQVEANPDIPLRAIQDHFQKTYQVGVSMDKVFRAKDKARKHITGDYTKQYELLRDYFLELQATNPDTTVKIDVCSEPNPDSPTRQFRRIYVCLGPLKKGFKACLRDLLGFDGAFMKGPFPGQVLSAVGLDPNNGIYPLAYGIVEYENTESWKWFLDNLGDDLDLGRNSNFTFISDRQKGLHTAVEQIFPNAEHRYCIRHIHDNMRKRWRQTEYRDHLWRCASTTTIPEFEHLMKEFSQYDKEACERLKQIPPKHWARSHFSGRAVSDVLISNMCEVFNGKIEKGRDKPVIGCLEFIREYLMKRICNVMKEMKKAKGPLTPTATDILTARKTVASQYIARWNGGDKYQVTGALQDQHVVDVRNKTCTCRKWELIGIPCRHAIATLNEMSKDPEAELDIYKWVHKVYFLETWKKAYSFKVEPIKGRSMWPKSECPTKLIPPPHRTQVGRPKKKRRQSEGERLSKKQKASQGDGVNAAQEGGSQKPTNDGVQKLSRKHISVTCSKCKNKGHNSRTCKGQGGNQSKK from the exons ATGGAAAATTTGATTGGGAGTGATGATGATAATGCAGAGTATGAAGGGGATGGAGAATCTGAAGAGGGTAATCAAGAGTATGAAGAGGATGATGAATCTCAAGAAAGTGATCCAAATTTTGAAGAGTATGATGAATCTGAAAATAGTGATCCAGAGTATGAAGAAGATGAGAGACAAATAGAAGATGAAGATCATATGGATGACATAATGGATGTTGACAACAATATACAGGATGTGGATGTGGACATGGGAGATTTCACTCTCAATGTTGAAAGTGATGTGGAAGGTGGGCATGAACCTGAAGATATGGAAGTGATTAACAATGAGGAATTTGAATCTTTGGATGAAGGATCCGACCAAGACAGAGAGAGAAGAGCTCTTATCAAGaatttgagaaaagaaaaaaggTGCAGTCTTGGGGTAGTACATAAACAATCTTTTTCAGTTGGAGATAAATTTAATAGTAAAAAAGAATTAAAGGAGGCAATTGATCTGCATGCACTAGAATCAAGAAGGAatcttttctttaaaaaaaatgacaATGTAAGGCTTAGGGCACAGTGTAGAGGTGTTGTACCTGTCACCAATAAAGGCCAAGTGGGTAGTCAAGCTACCACTTCAAAAAGAAAGGGTAAAGAATTAAAGACACAAAAAGTAACATGTGGTTGGTACATTCATGCATCTAGGTCAAATCCTGAATCCGACTGGTTTATAAGGACCTTAAACCAAACTCACACATGTTTGCAAACAAGGAAACTCAGGGCTTGTACTGCTTCTTTAATCAGCAAGAAAATCTTTGATCAAGTTGAGGCGAATCCAGATATACCTTTGAGAGCCATACAAGATCACTTTCAAAAGACCTACCAAGTGGGTGTTAGTATGGACAAGGTGTTCAGGGCAAAGGATAAGGCAAGAAAGCATATAACTGGTGACTACACAAAGCAGTATGAACTGTTGAGGGACTATTTTCTCGAACTTCAAGCCACCAACCCAGACACCACAGTGAAAATAGATGTATGTTCTGAGCCTAACCCTGATTCCCCAACTAGGCAGTTTAGAAGAATTTATGTGTGCTTGGGTCCACTGAAAAAAGGGTTCAAGGcatgccttagggacttattAGGTTTTGATGGTGCCTTCATGAAAGGACCATTCCCTGGGCAAGTCCTTTCAGCAGTTGGTCTTGATCCCAATAATGGAATTTACCCATTAGCATATGGGATTGTTGAGTATGAAAACACAGAAAGCTGGAAATGGTTTTTAGATAACCTTGGGGATGACTTGGACCTTGGAAGAAACTCAAATTTTACCTTCATAAGTGACAGGCAAAAG GGTTTACATACTGCAGTTGAGCAAATTTTTCCCAATGCTGAGCATAGATATTGTATCAGACATATTCATGACAATATGAGGAAAAGATGGAGGCAAACAGAGTACAGGGACCACTTATGGAGGTGTGCATCAACTACCACCATTCCTGAGTTTGAACATTTGATGAAGGAGTTTAGTCAGTATGATAAGGAGGCATGTGAACGGTTGAAGCAAATTCCTCCTAAACATTGGGCAAGGAGTCATTTTTCAG GAAGAGCAGTTTCTGATGTGTTGATATCAaacatgtgtgaagtgtttaatggGAAGATAGAGAAAGGAAGGGATAAACCTGTCATTGGATGTTTAGAATTCATAAGGGAGTATCTAATGAAGAGGATATGCAATGTCATGAAGGAAATGAAAAAGGCTAAAGGTCCACTAACACCCACAGCAACAGACATCCTAACTGCAAGAAAAACAGTTGCTTCACAATACATTGCTAGGTGGAATGGGGGAGACAAGTATCAAGTCACAGGAGCTTTGCAGGATCAACATGTGGTTGATGTTAGGAACAAAACATGCACTTGCAGAAAATGGGAATTAATTGGAATTCCATGCAGACATGCAATTGCAACTCTGAATGAGATGAGTAAAGACCCAGAGGCTGAGCTTGACATTTACAAATGGGTTCACAAGGTGTATTTTCTAGAGACATGGAAAAAGGCTTATTCTTTTAAGGTGGAGCCaattaagggtagatccatgTGGCCCAAAAGTGAATGTCCCACAAAGCTAATCCCTCCTCCACATCGCACTCAGGTGGGAAGGCCTAAGAAAAAGAGAAGACAAAGTGAGGGTGAAAGGTTAAGCAAAAAGCAGAAGGCAAGTCAAGGTGATGGAGTGAATGCTGCACAAGAAGGAGGTTCCCAAAAACCAACAAATGATGGAGTGCAGAAGCTATCAAGGAAGCATATCAGTGTTACTTGTAGCAAATGCAAGAACAAGGGACACAACTCTAGGACCTGTAAAGGGCAAGGTGGGAATCAATCCAAGAAGTAA